The region TCTCACCAATTAATTTTTAAAAAAATATGTAGCAATCATAAATAAATATTTTGATTATGACAAATTTTATATATGATTTTAGGTATTATATCATACTGGTGATAAGATGGTATATACAACAACACTAAAAAAAGCATCAACAAAAGGAAATTCTTTAAGAACAACAGTCCCATCAGGCATTGTAAAGGCATTTGGTTTAAAAGATGGAGATAAATTGGAATGGGAAATTGTAGCGAAAGATAATGATTTAATGATTATTGTTAAACCAAAAATAATACAGGGGAATGACCATGGAAAATGATAAAATCATAGCAGAAATATTAAAAAAACTTAATACACCGGTTAATAATGTAGAATTGGCAGAGAAAATAATAATTTCCTCATTAAAAACCATAA is a window of Methanotorris formicicus Mc-S-70 DNA encoding:
- a CDS encoding AbrB/MazE/SpoVT family DNA-binding domain-containing protein; translated protein: MVYTTTLKKASTKGNSLRTTVPSGIVKAFGLKDGDKLEWEIVAKDNDLMIIVKPKIIQGNDHGK